A window from Salvia miltiorrhiza cultivar Shanhuang (shh) chromosome 2, IMPLAD_Smil_shh, whole genome shotgun sequence encodes these proteins:
- the LOC131008153 gene encoding protein FAR1-RELATED SEQUENCE 5-like: MELSDNFNPSIPDRQICFPTSANTLKPYVGQLHNTLDEGVKFYKAYAAACGFQCRMSTIIYAADGTIRLRYVLCNREGVWDKVDGTLNEHGNPLKKKRKTTSSRCDCMARAIFEVVDGGRYKIRRFNEGHTHSMVPAHTRHLMTGNRKVGELEQLFIISGVKANIGAMRTFRLYRELIGSYEAVGCTTDDFKNYVRDLKGHSLDSDAKMLLDALTNKQELGDGFKFICDVDEEKKMRRLIWTDETAVNNYKIYGEAVSFDATYHTNKYQMIFTPFTGRDNHGKCISFGAALISREDTESYSWVLDKFYEIMGRAPRVLITDQDPALRKAVASTWKETRHRFCMWHITIKVAEKLPSRLAKDPDFKANFGRIVWAEDKDPEVFEEDWNNMIDEYDLGGNKWFSDMYEDRAFWIPAYFKDIPMSGLFRTTSFSESENSFFKRFLNKNADLVLLYTNYCMALDSQRNNFKKITYADETRSPSMLYALPIEKHASQVYTNSIFKCVQDEIGFSIRGCSIRKMYLEDDDNVFVIEDNLDGVFTVRHVTEHDDVSCSCNMFNRKGLVCKHMFHVFTNMRIHKIPEKYIIRRWCKFSIIFPEEAQSEQSKDYVQPSAKGDFRFFKVVADSLGYVRCNNELSEQLFSALTEVKDKFCKLGSLEHPSASKKRMFLDFYGSAPSESPSVLPPNISKTKGSGAGGRRKSEQEKAMLLAKKPMRLCRKCNTLGHHDSRNCPTKEDA; the protein is encoded by the exons ATGGAATTATCAG ATAATTTCAATCCAAGTATTCCAGATCGTCAAATATGCTTCCCTACTTCTGCCAATACATTAAAACCATATGTTGGACAGCTGCATAATACACTCGATGAAGGTGTTAAGTTTTATAAAGCATATGCTGCCGCATGTGGTTTCCAGTGTCGGATGAGTACTATTATATATGCTGCAGATGGCACTATTCGACTCAGATATGTTTTATGCAATAGAGAAGGAGTGTGGGACAAGGTCGATGGGACACTAAATGAACATGGGAATCCTTTGAAAAAGAAACGGAAGACAACATCTTCCCGGTGCGATTGTATGGCTAGAGCCATCTTTGAAGTTGTGGATGGTGGTCGCTACAAGATTCGTAGGTTCAATGAAGGGCACACGCATTCAATGGTGCCGGCCCATACTCGTCATCTGATGACCGGCAACAGGAAAGTCGGAGAACTGGAGCAACTATTCATAATTTCGGGCGTCAAGGCAAACATTGGGGCTATGCGTACTTTTCGTTTGTATAGGGAACTCATAGGCAGTTACGAAGCAGTGGGGTGCACCACTGATGACTTCAAGAATTATGTCAGGGATCTCAAAGGTCATTCATTAGATTCGGATGCCAAAATGTTGTTGGATGCACTTACAAATAAACAGGAATTGGGAGATGGGTTCAAATTCATTTGCGACGTAgacgaagaaaaaaaaatgcgtCGATTGATATGGACTGACGAAACTGCCGTGAATAACTACAAAATTTATGGAGAGGCGGTATCATTCGACGCCACATATCACACAAACAA GTACCAAATGATTTTCACTCCTTTTACTGGGAGAGACAATCACGGAAAATGTATTTCGTTTGGTGCAGCCCTTATATCTCGCGAAGACACGGAATCCTATTCTTGGGTGCTTGATAAATTTTATGAGATTATGGGCCGTGCACCCCGTGTACTGATAACAGATCAAGACCCAGCTCTAAGAAAGGCCGTGGCATCTACATGGAAAGAGACGCGACATAGGTTTTGCATGTGGCACATAACTATTAAGGTTGCGGAGAAATTGCCATCAAGGCTGGCAAAGGACCCTGATTTCAAGGCAAATTTTGGCAGAATTGTGTGGGCCGAAGACAAAGATCCTGAAGTGTTCGAGGAAGATTGGAACAATATGATCGATGAATACGACCTTGGTGGAAACAAGTGGTTTTCAGACATGTATGAAGACAGAGCTTTCTGGATACCTGCATATTTCAAAGACATTCCCATGAGCGGTCTATTCCGAACCACTTCATTTTCAGAGAGTGAGAACAGTTTTTTCAAGCGTTTTCTCAACAAGAATGCTGATCTCGTATTGCTTTATACGAATTATTGCATGGCTCTTGATTCTCAGCGCAATAACTTCAAGAAGATAACTTATGCAGATGAGACTCGTTCCCCTAGTATGCTGTATGCGCTCCCCATTGAGAAACATGCATCTCAGGTATACACGAACTCCATTTTTAAGTGTGTTCAGGATGAGATAGGTTTCTCGATCCGTGGGTGCAGCATTCGCAAGATGTATTTAGAAGATGATGACAACGTGTTTGTCATTGAGGATAACCTAGATGGTGTTTTTACAGTTCGTCATGTGACCGAACACGACGACGTGTCGTGTAGCTGCAACATGTTTAACAGAAAAGGATTGGTGTGCAAACATATGTTCCACGTGTTCACAAATATGAGGATTCACAAAATCCCTGAAAAATACATTATTAGACGTTGGTGCAAGTTTAGCATAATATTCCCAGAAGAAGCACAAAGTGAACAGTCTAAAGATTATGTTCAACCTTCAGCTAAAGGAGACTTTCGTTTCTTCAAGGTCGTTGCGGATAGCCTTGGGTATGTGAGATGCAACAATGAGCTAAGTGAGCAGTTGTTCTCTGCACTCACTGAAGTTAAAGACAAGTTCTGCAAGCTTGGATCGCTGGAGCATCCATCGGCATCCAAAAAAAGGATGTTCTTGGATTTCTATGGGTCTGCTCCGTCCGAATCACCCTCGGTGCTGCCACCTAACATATCCAAGACAAAAGGGAGTGGTGCGGGCGGCCGCAGGAAATCAGAGCAAGAAAAAGCTATGTTACTTGCCAAAAAACCAATGCGCCTATGTAGAAAATGCAATACCTTGGGTCATCATGATTCTAGGAATTGTCCAACAAAAGAGGACGCATAA